From the Candidatus Eisenbacteria bacterium genome, the window GTTCTTCCCCGTGCTGGCGCTGTCGCCCATCGTGGAACATTTCCTGATGCATGGCGGCTCGACGACGTTCTGATGCGGTGTCGAGCGAGAAGCGAGGAGCAAGAATGACGCACGCACAGGCACGGCCCCTCTTCGATCCCGAGATCGTCGGCCCGGCCATCGCGGCAAGCTTCAAGAAGCTGAACCCGGTCCACCTGTGGAAGAACCCGGTCCTGTTCGTCACCGAGGTGGGCGCGGCGGTCACCACGCTGGAGCTGATCTTCAATCGCGGCGGGGGAGCGTTGCCGTTCGTGCTTCAGATCAGTCTCTGGCTCTGGTTCACCGTCCTGTTCGCGAACTTCGCCGAAGCGATGGCCGAGGGGCGAGGCAAGGCCCAGGCGGACACGCTGCGGAAGAGTCGGCACACGACGACGGGGAAGAAGCGCGGCCCCGACGGAACGATCACGACCGTCCCGGCCGAAAGCCTGCGCAAGGGCGACGTCTTCATCGTGTCGGCGCACGAGACGATCCCGGC encodes:
- a CDS encoding K(+)-transporting ATPase subunit B is translated as MTHAQARPLFDPEIVGPAIAASFKKLNPVHLWKNPVLFVTEVGAAVTTLELIFNRGGGALPFVLQISLWLWFTVLFANFAEAMAEGRGKAQADTLRKSRHTTTGKKRGPDGTITTVPAESLRKGDVFIVSAHETIPA